In the Salvelinus namaycush isolate Seneca chromosome 35, SaNama_1.0, whole genome shotgun sequence genome, one interval contains:
- the LOC120029455 gene encoding MMS19 nucleotide excision repair protein homolog isoform X1 has protein sequence MMAADSALLLGLVEEFVLGQQDRKAVDTATELKAGQFTILQLVEALGLHLTSSQPQTRARGVQLLSNVLQECHGDLTEREVEVLIVFYENRLKDHYVITPHVIQGLKALTKCSVLPPGSAVSILKSLFQDIHVQSLMLAERSCVYNILIRLMESRESELKGLGADFVYGFVQSVDGERDPRNLLLAFHIARKIVHEGYDLGKFTEELFEVTSCYFPIDFSPPPNDPHGITQEELVLALRAVLTGTPRFAEFLLPLIIEKLDSDVQSAKVDSLQTLTACASVYEHKELAQFLPGLWASLRREVFQTASERVESAGLAAVGSLTACLSRSVLNSDSEDSLNVFLELVLKDCQHHLCEPDLKLVWPSAKLLQATSTASYRASHRVAAAVLPSLIEQYNSRTQCAQRRTLLEVLQGFVHPVTSSEEDESVLLDFRQSLCSIVFSALSESNADLQITSMRVLTALGQQTGLLLESDVELAVDHLTRLILEEEDPKVSLAVVECAGALARLHPAAFISKMVPRLKEEIFSEPMAQGDSATPSQEHSQQAVRQRCVAALAAVSSRPSLVQESTPVLLQVLTSAHTGTGAFSLEEVISVCHSLQKIAEQAQDTEETGRVFHDVIPRLLGLALQAALQGSSDHRSPILEETVLSAMVPIISTTCARLQSRLAGQTASRAVSLFLDGDVSFLPENAFPSQIQLLKAGDSRSQSQMVCLLMGCVCWLPRTVEVPQMDRLLLELEELSCTCDHPLAYTSAAKCYAGLVNKSPAGEALDSLIDRTLKRISTELDSASSPVRTQAFTLLLWVSKALLLRYHPLSTALTDKLFSLLSDPELGSLAADGFSLLMSDSPDVLNRGSHADVRIMYRQRFFAENSAKLVEGFNAVVQEKKSGYLKALSHIVNNLPRQVQLTELPALLPLLLEALSCPDQGVQVSTLSCLQPVLLDPPSALITQLEVLVGRTLALTTSPTMKVRIASLRCIHALSRFPEHEIMPFRARVLRALAAPLDDHKRVVRSEAAVARNEWFLLGSPGGR, from the exons ATGATGGCTGCGGATAGTGCCTTGCTATTGGGCTTGGTAGAAGAATTCGTTTTGGGACAACAGGACCGCAAGGCTGTAGACACCGCAACAG AACTCAAGGCTGGACAGTTTACTATACTGCAGTTGGTTGAAGCCTTGGG TTTGCATCTAACCAGCTCCCAACCCCAGACCCGAGCCCGTGGTGTCCAGCTCCTCTCCAATGTCCTACAGGAGTGCCATGGAGACCttacagagagagaag TGGAAGTCCTTATAGTGTTTTATGAGAACAGATTGAAGGACCACTATGTCATCACACCACATGTCATACAGGGGCTGAAAGCGCTG ACCAAATGCTCAGTGTTGCCGCCTGGGTCCGCAGTGTCCATTCTGAAATCACTATTCCAGGACATCCATGTGCAG tccctgatgCTGGCGGAGCGGTCGTGTGTTTACAACATCCTCATCCGGCTTATGGAATCCAGAGAGTCAG AGCTGAAGGGCCTGGGTGCAGACTTTGTCTATGGGTTTGTCCAGTCAGTGGATGGGGAGAGGGACCCACGCAACCTTCTCCTGGCCTTCCATATCGCTAGGAAGATTGTTCATGAAGGCTATGATCTTG GTAAATTCACAGAGGAGCTGTTTGAAGTGACATCCTGCTATTTCCCTATAGACTTCAGCCCT CCCCCGAACGACCCCCATGGCATCACCCAGGAGGAGCTGGTCCTGGCCCTGAGGGCCGTGCTCACCGGAACACCACGCTTTGCAGAG TTCCTGCTGCCACTGATCATTGAGAAGCTGGACTCCGATGTTCAGAGTGCCAAGGTGGACTCCCTGCAGACCCTG ACTGCCTGTGCTTCTGTGTATGAACATAAAGAGCTAGCCCAATTCCTACCAGGCCTTTGGGCCTCGCTGCGCAGAGAG GTGTTTCAGACAGCTAGTGAGCGGGTGGAGTCCGCTGGCCTAGCCGCCGTCGGTTCCCTGACAGCCTGTCTCTCCCGCTCCGTCCTCAACTCCGACTCTGAAGACTCCCTCAATGTCTTCCTGGAGCTGGTCCTCAAAG ACTGTCAGCACCATCTGTGTGAGCCGGACCTGAAGCTGGTGTGGCCCAGTGCGAAGCTGCTGCAGGCCACCTCTACCGCCTCCTACAGGGCGAGCCACAGAGTTGCCGCCGCCGTCCTGCCGTCCCTCATAGAGCAATACAACAGCCGCACACAG TGTGCTCAGCGGCGCACCCTACTGGAGGTGTTACAGGGCTTCGTCCATCCGGTGACGTCATCAGAAGAGG atGAGAGTGTGCTGTTGGACTTCAGGCAGTCTCTGTGCAGTATAGTGTTCTCTGCTCTGTCTGAGAGCAACGCTGACCTCCAGATCACATCTATGCGTGTGCTCACTGCGCTGGGCCAACAGACAG GCCTGCTGTTAGAGTCAGATGTGGAGCTGGCCGTTGACCACCTCACCAGGCTCATCCTGGAGGAGGAAGATCCTAAAGTCAG CCTGGCTGTGGTTGAGTGTGCAGGGGCTCTGGCTCGCCTGCACCCTGCAGCCTTCATCTCTAAGATGGTTCCACGGCTGAAGGAGGAGATCTTCTCAG AGCCCATGGCACAAGGTGACAGCGCCACGCCGTCCCAGGAACATTCCCAGCAGGCAGTGCGTCAGCGCTGTGTGGCGGCACTGGCTGCGGTGTCGTCCCGGCCCAGTTTGGTTCAGGAGAGCACACCTGTCCTGCTTCAGGTCCTCACCTCTGCACACACTG GCACTGGCGCGTTCTCATTGGAAGAGGTGATCTCTGTCTGCCACAGTCTGCAGAAGATAGCAGAGCAGGCCCAGGACACTGAAGAGACCGGTCGCGTCTTCCATGACGTCATTCCTCGCCTGCTCGGACTGGCATTGCAGGCAGCTTTGCAGG GTTCCTCAGACCATCGTAGCCCGATACTCGAGGAGACTGTGCTATCAGCCATGGTACCCATCATCAGCACCACCTGTGCCCGACTACAGTCCCG ACTGGCTGGCCAAACAGCCTCGCGGGCCGTGTCCCTCTTCCTTGACGGTGATGTTTCCTTCCTGCCAGAGAACGCCTTCCCCTCCCAGATCCAGCTCCTCAAG GCAGGTGACTCGCGGAGCCAGTCCCAGATGGTGTGCCTGCTCATGGGTTGTGTGTGCTGGCTGCCACGGAct GTGGAGGTGCCCCAGATGGACAGGCTACTGTTAGAGCTGGAGGAGCTGAGCTGTACCTGTGACCATCCCCTCGCCTACACGTCAGCCGCCAAGTGCTACGCTGGCCTGGTCAACAAGAGTCCCGCAG GTGAAGCCCTGGACTCTCTGATAGACAGGACGTTGAAGAGGATCTCCACTGAGCTGGACTCTGCATCCTCCCCAGTCAGAACGCAGGCGTTCACTCTGCTGCTCTGG GTGTCCAAGGCTCTCCTCCTTCGCTACCACCCTCTGTCCACAGCCCTGACTGACAAG cTCTTCTCCCTGCTCAGTGACCCAGAGCTGGGTTCGTTAGCGGCCGATGGATTCTCTCTCCTGATGAGCGACTCGCCGGACGTCCTGAACCGCGGTAGCCACGCCGACGTGCGCATCATGTACCGCCAGCGCTTCTTCGCGGAGAACTCTGCCAAACTGGTCGAGGGCTTCAACGCTGTCGTCCAAG AGAAGAAGTCTGGCTACCTGAAGGCACTGTCTCACATAGTGAACAACCTACCCAGACAGGTCCAGCTTACTGAGCTACCAGCG CTCCTGCCCCTCCTGCTGGAGGCCCTGTCGTGTCCGGACCAGGGGGTGCAGGTGTCTACCCTGTCCTGCTTGCAACCTGTCCTCCTGGACCCCCCTTCAGCCCTCATCACCCAGCTGGAGGTGCTGGTGGGACGCACTCTAGCGCTCACCACCAGCCCGACCATG AAAGTGCGGATAGCCTCACTGCGCTGTATCCATGCCCTCTCCCGCTTTCCAGAGCATGAG ATCATGCCCTTCCGTGCGAGGGTGCTGCGCGCCCTGGCTGCCCCCCTGGACGACCACAAGAGGGTGGTGAGGAGCGAGGCGGCGGTGGCCCGGAATGAATG GTTTCTTCTGGGGAGTCCAGGAGGCAGGTGA
- the LOC120029455 gene encoding MMS19 nucleotide excision repair protein homolog isoform X2, giving the protein MMAADSALLLGLVEEFVLGQQDRKAVDTATELKAGQFTILQLVEALGLHLTSSQPQTRARGVQLLSNVLQECHGDLTEREVEVLIVFYENRLKDHYVITPHVIQGLKALTKCSVLPPGSAVSILKSLFQDIHVQSLMLAERSCVYNILIRLMESRESELKGLGADFVYGFVQSVDGERDPRNLLLAFHIARKIVHEGYDLGKFTEELFEVTSCYFPIDFSPPPNDPHGITQEELVLALRAVLTGTPRFAEFLLPLIIEKLDSDVQSAKVDSLQTLTACASVYEHKELAQFLPGLWASLRREVFQTASERVESAGLAAVGSLTACLSRSVLNSDSEDSLNVFLELVLKDCQHHLCEPDLKLVWPSAKLLQATSTASYRASHRVAAAVLPSLIEQYNSRTQCAQRRTLLEVLQGFVHPVTSSEEDESVLLDFRQSLCSIVFSALSESNADLQITSMRVLTALGQQTGLLLESDVELAVDHLTRLILEEEDPKVSLAVVECAGALARLHPAAFISKMVPRLKEEIFSEPMAQGDSATPSQEHSQQAVRQRCVAALAAVSSRPSLVQESTPVLLQVLTSAHTGTGAFSLEEVISVCHSLQKIAEQAQDTEETGRVFHDVIPRLLGLALQAALQGSSDHRSPILEETVLSAMVPIISTTCARLQSRLAGQTASRAVSLFLDGDVSFLPENAFPSQIQLLKAGDSRSQSQMVCLLMGCVCWLPRTVEVPQMDRLLLELEELSCTCDHPLAYTSAAKCYAGLVNKSPAGEALDSLIDRTLKRISTELDSASSPVRTQAFTLLLWVSKALLLRYHPLSTALTDKLFSLLSDPELGSLAADGFSLLMSDSPDVLNRGSHADVRIMYRQRFFAENSAKLVEGFNAVVQEKKSGYLKALSHIVNNLPRQVQLTELPALLPLLLEALSCPDQGVQVSTLSCLQPVLLDPPSALITQLEVLVGRTLALTTSPTMSVSPRPHRKCG; this is encoded by the exons ATGATGGCTGCGGATAGTGCCTTGCTATTGGGCTTGGTAGAAGAATTCGTTTTGGGACAACAGGACCGCAAGGCTGTAGACACCGCAACAG AACTCAAGGCTGGACAGTTTACTATACTGCAGTTGGTTGAAGCCTTGGG TTTGCATCTAACCAGCTCCCAACCCCAGACCCGAGCCCGTGGTGTCCAGCTCCTCTCCAATGTCCTACAGGAGTGCCATGGAGACCttacagagagagaag TGGAAGTCCTTATAGTGTTTTATGAGAACAGATTGAAGGACCACTATGTCATCACACCACATGTCATACAGGGGCTGAAAGCGCTG ACCAAATGCTCAGTGTTGCCGCCTGGGTCCGCAGTGTCCATTCTGAAATCACTATTCCAGGACATCCATGTGCAG tccctgatgCTGGCGGAGCGGTCGTGTGTTTACAACATCCTCATCCGGCTTATGGAATCCAGAGAGTCAG AGCTGAAGGGCCTGGGTGCAGACTTTGTCTATGGGTTTGTCCAGTCAGTGGATGGGGAGAGGGACCCACGCAACCTTCTCCTGGCCTTCCATATCGCTAGGAAGATTGTTCATGAAGGCTATGATCTTG GTAAATTCACAGAGGAGCTGTTTGAAGTGACATCCTGCTATTTCCCTATAGACTTCAGCCCT CCCCCGAACGACCCCCATGGCATCACCCAGGAGGAGCTGGTCCTGGCCCTGAGGGCCGTGCTCACCGGAACACCACGCTTTGCAGAG TTCCTGCTGCCACTGATCATTGAGAAGCTGGACTCCGATGTTCAGAGTGCCAAGGTGGACTCCCTGCAGACCCTG ACTGCCTGTGCTTCTGTGTATGAACATAAAGAGCTAGCCCAATTCCTACCAGGCCTTTGGGCCTCGCTGCGCAGAGAG GTGTTTCAGACAGCTAGTGAGCGGGTGGAGTCCGCTGGCCTAGCCGCCGTCGGTTCCCTGACAGCCTGTCTCTCCCGCTCCGTCCTCAACTCCGACTCTGAAGACTCCCTCAATGTCTTCCTGGAGCTGGTCCTCAAAG ACTGTCAGCACCATCTGTGTGAGCCGGACCTGAAGCTGGTGTGGCCCAGTGCGAAGCTGCTGCAGGCCACCTCTACCGCCTCCTACAGGGCGAGCCACAGAGTTGCCGCCGCCGTCCTGCCGTCCCTCATAGAGCAATACAACAGCCGCACACAG TGTGCTCAGCGGCGCACCCTACTGGAGGTGTTACAGGGCTTCGTCCATCCGGTGACGTCATCAGAAGAGG atGAGAGTGTGCTGTTGGACTTCAGGCAGTCTCTGTGCAGTATAGTGTTCTCTGCTCTGTCTGAGAGCAACGCTGACCTCCAGATCACATCTATGCGTGTGCTCACTGCGCTGGGCCAACAGACAG GCCTGCTGTTAGAGTCAGATGTGGAGCTGGCCGTTGACCACCTCACCAGGCTCATCCTGGAGGAGGAAGATCCTAAAGTCAG CCTGGCTGTGGTTGAGTGTGCAGGGGCTCTGGCTCGCCTGCACCCTGCAGCCTTCATCTCTAAGATGGTTCCACGGCTGAAGGAGGAGATCTTCTCAG AGCCCATGGCACAAGGTGACAGCGCCACGCCGTCCCAGGAACATTCCCAGCAGGCAGTGCGTCAGCGCTGTGTGGCGGCACTGGCTGCGGTGTCGTCCCGGCCCAGTTTGGTTCAGGAGAGCACACCTGTCCTGCTTCAGGTCCTCACCTCTGCACACACTG GCACTGGCGCGTTCTCATTGGAAGAGGTGATCTCTGTCTGCCACAGTCTGCAGAAGATAGCAGAGCAGGCCCAGGACACTGAAGAGACCGGTCGCGTCTTCCATGACGTCATTCCTCGCCTGCTCGGACTGGCATTGCAGGCAGCTTTGCAGG GTTCCTCAGACCATCGTAGCCCGATACTCGAGGAGACTGTGCTATCAGCCATGGTACCCATCATCAGCACCACCTGTGCCCGACTACAGTCCCG ACTGGCTGGCCAAACAGCCTCGCGGGCCGTGTCCCTCTTCCTTGACGGTGATGTTTCCTTCCTGCCAGAGAACGCCTTCCCCTCCCAGATCCAGCTCCTCAAG GCAGGTGACTCGCGGAGCCAGTCCCAGATGGTGTGCCTGCTCATGGGTTGTGTGTGCTGGCTGCCACGGAct GTGGAGGTGCCCCAGATGGACAGGCTACTGTTAGAGCTGGAGGAGCTGAGCTGTACCTGTGACCATCCCCTCGCCTACACGTCAGCCGCCAAGTGCTACGCTGGCCTGGTCAACAAGAGTCCCGCAG GTGAAGCCCTGGACTCTCTGATAGACAGGACGTTGAAGAGGATCTCCACTGAGCTGGACTCTGCATCCTCCCCAGTCAGAACGCAGGCGTTCACTCTGCTGCTCTGG GTGTCCAAGGCTCTCCTCCTTCGCTACCACCCTCTGTCCACAGCCCTGACTGACAAG cTCTTCTCCCTGCTCAGTGACCCAGAGCTGGGTTCGTTAGCGGCCGATGGATTCTCTCTCCTGATGAGCGACTCGCCGGACGTCCTGAACCGCGGTAGCCACGCCGACGTGCGCATCATGTACCGCCAGCGCTTCTTCGCGGAGAACTCTGCCAAACTGGTCGAGGGCTTCAACGCTGTCGTCCAAG AGAAGAAGTCTGGCTACCTGAAGGCACTGTCTCACATAGTGAACAACCTACCCAGACAGGTCCAGCTTACTGAGCTACCAGCG CTCCTGCCCCTCCTGCTGGAGGCCCTGTCGTGTCCGGACCAGGGGGTGCAGGTGTCTACCCTGTCCTGCTTGCAACCTGTCCTCCTGGACCCCCCTTCAGCCCTCATCACCCAGCTGGAGGTGCTGGTGGGACGCACTCTAGCGCTCACCACCAGCCCGACCATG tctgtcTCACCTCGTCCTCACAGAAAGTGCGGATAG